The sequence below is a genomic window from Colias croceus chromosome 26, ilColCroc2.1.
GTAAAACATGTGTTAATCCTGATTATAATCTATCTGTGTACCTTATTTCATAAAGATCCGATCAATTCATTTTGCGTGTAAGAGTATCAAACAAACATTCTTATAAACTTTCGCGATTCTAATATGAGTAGGATTCAGAAGACCTGTAGATCTAACAAAGAACATAAATGTTTCCAGGTCAACAGCAGCAGGAGCAGGAGTTGGCGACGAAAATGCTGCAAATACAGTCCAAAAGGTTCTACCTTGACGTCAAACAGAATAGACGCGGCCGGTTTATAAAAGTTGCCGAGGTAAATACAGCTTTAAGTTTTCGTACATAAAGTCTATCTTGAATTGTAGCAAATATTTGGTGGACAACTTCCTAGTTTAGGGTTTAATGTTGTAAATGTTGAGTGATTAGATTGTAGCTAAGTAGAAATTGTCCGAAAAGTTTTGGCAAGGTAGGGTACAGAAAGTAAGCTATACTAGCTTTGATAGAACATGTAAAGGAAGCTATTCGGAGAAGATTAATGTGGCCTCTGTGCACTTCCAGGATGATCAATAAAATCTTGATTGTTACCATTAATACTTTAGGATACAGAAGGAAAATTAAAGGATAGTggctttataaaagttttatgagATGAGTAAATTCTGTATAACATCTTCAAAGTTTCATCGTTACGGaaacaaaactttaatatgaacaaattacgttcatgttttaatatatgatatttatttttagactcTTCCGTGTAGGTTTCTGCAAACGTACTATTTAGTAACAAGGGGTTTTCATtagtcataataataatatctagaaatgcatgtataataaatatggtttattaataaattagtcTATTCTCAACCTAATCGTTTTTCTATAAGCAGcgaagataaataatattgaaaatttaatacgGCGTATTTCACTGAAATATACCTTTACCTGTAGGAGTTCtatgaagaaatattaatgcaggtaaaaatttagtttcctGCGAACCTCCCACGCTATTGTGTTGGGTGCACACGATGTTATTGATTTTACAGCCTTTTAGTGCTTTTATTTTAGGATGCTGCATTTAGTTAGGATGTAGGTTATTggaaaatgaaatatgtattgGGGAAAATTCTGAAATTCATAATGGactttgaatgaatgaatgaatgaatactctttattgtacatacacaGAAATAAGACAAACTTACTTTTTAATAAGATGTCAGTTTCTCTGTAATAGTATAGAAATAGGTTTCTTGTAGCCACATTTATATCTagtaaaaagtttattatttgttaaattaagtACGTGCTATTATTCCTAGTGTAGAGGGGTTGTGAACTCAAAGACGATACTGAtcgtaatgattttattttgcacacaatatccgtatttatacaaaaatcgaccaaaaacaaaaccaatcagaattctaatgttgaaattgaaatttagaatgcgctctgattatgaaaaagaatgcgccggcctgtacacaatatgatatatataaactCTATGCATGTCTCCCCATAGTGTCCCCCCTCAAGCGAAGCGAACATTTTTCTTGACGACGCGTCCACTTCTTGTAGTGTAGGGACGTGCCTTGTCCGTGTTGTAGTCTGTAGCAGGAACTGACGACGTAGCACTCGTAGGTGTAGGTGTAGATGCTACTGCTGTGCTTGCCATACCTTCAACCTCTTCGTTTAATATGTATGCAGGCTTGAGTCTGTCAATAGATACTACTGTAGTCCGAAGTGGTAACAGTATTTGGTAGTACTTGTCGTAGCGCTTCAGTACTTCATAAGGGAAGCGTGCAATCCAGTTCTCGTACAATGCTTTCGCGATGACTTCGGCAGTTATTTCTTGAATGGAACTGCTTCAGGCCATTTTGTAAGACGATCAATGATGGTAACACAGTATCGGTAATCTCTTGAGAGTCGTAGTGGACCGACTATATCTATGTGTATGTGTTCGAAGCATTGCGAAGGCGGGAACTCTGCTAATGGAGTGACGACGTGCCGGTGAACTTTTGCTCGTTGACAGCTGATACAAGACTTGGCCCATAACGTAGCGTCTTTATTCATAGCTGGCCAGAAAAACTTCGATGTTATTAGCTTCCGAGTAGCTCTAATACCAGGGTGGCATAGTCCGTGTTGAGCGTTAAATGCCATATAACGGTATGCCTTCGGTAGAAAGGGACGGGGAGATGCGCTTGATAGCTCGCACGTGATTGGTCGATCGAGTCCGGGTAGCGTGACTTCACcgaatgttaaatttgtttgagtttttaattttctgaGCTCTTCGTCGTTACTTTGGTCGATGGCTAACCGCTTGTAGTCGATTACATTAGGGCATTGGATCTCTTCGATGCGTGACAACGCGTCGGCGACTGTGTTCTCTTCTCCTTTGAAGTACTTGATACTCGAACAGAATTGACTTATGTAATACAGCCGCGTATATTGCTAATAATTCGCGAAAATACACGCTGTAGCGACATTGCGTAGCACTCATTGCTTTAGAGAAAAAGGCTAGCGGTTTCCATCAATCTTTTGTTGAAGTACAGCGCCGAGACTATGATCCGGGGCGTCAGTCATGATGGCAAGGGAGCAGCCAGGAATGGGAAAACAATGTTGTCGCTTCTGTGATGCTTTGTCGGCGTTTCTCAAAAGCTTCAATTTGCAATTGCAGCAGTCCATTCGATAGGCGTTTTGTCgttctttttattatgtagatactcgtttaattcattttgtagATGTGCTTGGTACGGTAGGCAGTCTCAAAAGATGGTAGCAGCCTGGACTGGATGGAGACGGGGGCCAGCTCGCAGTGCTTTTCTTCATGGTGTTGTTAGTCTTTTTCTTCCATGTTTTCTTTTGCTCCGTCGGAGGTCACCAACTGTAGAGGGGTTGTGAACTCAAAGACGATACTGAtcgtaatgattttattttgcacacaatatccgtatttatacaaaaatcgaccaaaaacaaaaccaatcagaattctaatgttgaaattgaaatttagaatgcgctctgattatgaaaaagaatgcgccggcctgtacacaatatgatatatatataaactctATGCATGTCTCCCATACTAGTATTGAGGGCACATCTCATTATCTCAGTAGTTGACACTGTAAAAATGTTTGCAAAATTTAAACTTCTTACTTTagtcacaccccggacactccatacaaaattatagttttgacagtcacactgtagagactgcaaatgtgtgtgtaaactctttatggttggcacatttgtgactagcgtaaaaaaaaattcgcgtttttctgatgaaatacatccgtaaacagcacaatatctaaccattttctacgaaaaacgataatcacaaatccaaaataataaaattgctttaagtcaatttgattaatgttgtcaatcttcgttgcgtttcgtctaaagacgtcgttggtatcgtccttgcggggaaatgggtaccataacatgtctgatcgtgcggggtgaggtaagtgtttaattttggcgggaggcggagagtgtccgttctgtagcgtttagctactattatgtattctgtgctttaGTCATGTGTTATCCAAAATTAAGATCACTTTAATATCGAGCTACCGCAGCTCAAGATTGAACCATTAAGCTGTTGTTCAGATTTATACACACATTCGAATGTATACAAAAAGACAAAATTCATTACATTAAACTTTTTAGATTCGAGAACTCGTATCTCTCACATATTTTATCTTCATCAGGCAACCGCACGAGGCACGGCCCACGGGCCAAAGTTTCATGCTATTTGTTTGACTTAACTCGTGtattttaggtataattaaattgGGGTAAAGCcctttgttatattatatacgtattgCCTGCTTGGCCTTATGTTTAAATACGGCGttattttatcgatatttaCCAGAAGACACGTGTATCTTggatgaaaatgaaaatgaaaaaacgtGTATTTATGCACACTCTAGCttatcgcccgcggcttcgcccgctttctctaaaatgaattgagatttaaactatcctatctctcaagttggatcgaactgcacatggtgtgtgaattttattataatcggttaagtggtttaggagtccattgaggacaaacattgtgacacgagatttatatatattaagaatatattaagattataaatagttacacaataattaatgaatgaaaggatgtgaaattaaaattttcgctTGTATACggatatatataaaactagcggtccgccccggcttcgcccgtgttatatatttacgttttctctacataagaaccatcctcgtacttcaaggaatataataaaaaaagaattatcgaaatcggttcagccgttctcgagttatgcgcttaccaacacattttgcgattcatttttatatataagattatttaaCTTCAAAGTACCATGGAAGTCCGTATAAAGTGAATTGAAATCAGTTCTAGAAATTGCGAATTGCAGGTAGCTTCAGAAATGCGGATTACAAGGAATTTGTAGGAACGAGAGGTATTGAATTGGTTTTCATGCGAATTCCTATAATTCTATGAAATACGGTTATATGCAAATCTATTTTAATCTCATTCTATCTATTTTTCAGACCATAGATATTGGAATTTACAATTTTCtgatttgttaaaaaataaatatagggaTGGTTGTAAATCATCGCAACCTGATTGTTGATATTATTCTCCGTTATGCTGagatgtataaaaataataaatagttgaACATAATTTGGTTTAATTACCAATACAACGGCTATCTTTAATAACCTATTCATCAAGAAACTCAaggattaattaataaattttcgattgttatttcaatttaaataataaaatgaaatagttACTTCGCATTGACGCAACGATAAGATTTCGATGCGTTTTAGATAAATAGATCTTGAGATATTACTCATTGTATAATCATTTAAGATAATATCCACTATCTATCTTGTTGAttagattaaatatttaaatacctaatattgacatttgaaaaaagatGTGTATAATGCGACGGAGGTTtcaaatattgtatgtatttttcgTTGCATTTCGCATGCATTTTTCGTTCTATAGCTACTAATgcacaaataaatttaaaggaCTTTTCctcttacaaacatacaaatattccTCTTACAAAGATACAAAATGCCTAAATGGCCATGTGaaggtaatattaaaaatttgaattagaaaaataatttgaaaaaaaaaaaacaatataatgcTCTTCGTATGATGAAAATTGATCGACTTGCCTTTAGATTCACAAACACGATAATTATGTGGCTACGTTAGATGGTTTTGAAGATGCCAATTTTATAAGTTGGAATTTGTATTCTTACATTCCATATTTGCAGATATAATCCTTTAGATTTTCACAGCTTTTGGGTACTTGGGAACAGGATAAAAAGATGTATGTACCTTTAGTTGAAGAATTTAGTAACGTGTTACGTGTCTAAAATTTGAAGCATGATGTGCTAAAAAGCACTGTCGTTAACTACTATATTGGAAAATACCTCCAAACTCGAAAATGTTACCACAAATTGTTCTATTGCTTAttcttatctatatatgttctcaattattataatagtaacGATTTACACTTAGATCGGCGCGGACGGGCGGCGCAGTCAAATTTTCCTCGCTATGTCGACGGCTGCGGAGTTCCGCGATCACCTGTCTCGCTTCAGCGACTACTACTCGTCACTCGGCCCGCCCAACACGGACAACGTGCCTGATGACGGCAAGCTCAAATCTGAAATGATGCTGAAGGTGAGACCATGATTTAGGGCTTAACAggtctttttttttcgttttggTTGGTAGGAATCTGATTTAATCCACGGTCCatccccggaggccgtggtTTTCTATGCAAGATTTTCCCACTAAAAAAAGGTCGATTAATGTTtattaggtaacattttagtGAAGTGTGGGGCAGATGCAATACTCAAACATTTGTTGCACTGACCTTCCTTatggacaagtaggtgatcagacTTCTGTGTGCTgccagtttttttttttcgtctcCACAGGAAATCGAATCCAGGACCACTTGGTTACTACGGTCTCTTCGGTCACGCGTTAACCACAGTGCCAAGGAGGCGGAATTATTCTTATGTTATTAGGTATCGTTGCATTGGTATTATTCGATTGAAGGTTGTCTGGAAGCAAGTTTTTCTCATGTGTACACTTTATTTAGTACAGAAATGAGCTATATTATTTGCTTGATATTATTAGTGTATCGTTTGACTCGAAGGAATATTcgtatgaaaaaaatgttcgAAAACGATAATTGTGTTTTCACTAAAATGCAttggtatttaattttatcgaaGGTTGAATGTAATCAGGTTTTCCTCATTATCGTCTGCAATCCGACTCGAAGGAACATttctataatatgaaaatatattaaaaaatacttataaacgGCAAAACATTAGCAGAATATTTGTTCGAAACTTTGATTTTTGTTCGAAAATACGCTCATTAACTTTATTACGTCGGCAGGACAACAGGCGGTACTACCTGGACCTGAAGGAGAACTCGCGCGGGCGGTTCCTGCGCGTCTCTCAAACGATCACACGTGGCGGCCCGCGCAGTCAGATCGCGTTGCCCGCGCAGGGCATGATCGAGTTCCGTGATGCACTCACTGACCTGCTGGATGACTTCGGCACGGATGACGGCGGGTGAGTGGCTGATGTGCGGCTCGAGTGGGGTATATATACGCTAGCGTGGGTAGAGCAGCTAGCGCGGGGTATATATACACACGTGTGGGTTGGGAACCTAGCAGATGTTTATACACTCGCGCAGCTACCTGTACGTCTCACATACGATGTGACGTCCACACGCGGCGCCATATATACACACGCGCAGTTTCCCGTACGTCTTACAGACGATCATACTACCATACGCGCCTGCCTGTGTACGTCTTGTAGACGATCACACTTCCACACGTGCCAGCCTGTGTACGTCTTGTAGACGATCACACTTCGACACGTGCCAGCCTGTGTACGTCTTGCAGGCGATCCCAGTACAACACGCGTCTTACAGACGATCATCCGCGGCGCAACCAGACGAATTGCGA
It includes:
- the LOC123703578 gene encoding transcriptional activator protein Pur-beta isoform X1, whose amino-acid sequence is MSDIGSGDEGISSQKYHVQGMDAGGNNFDSGQQQQEQELATKMLQIQSKRFYLDVKQNRRGRFIKVAEIGADGRRSQIFLAMSTAAEFRDHLSRFSDYYSSLGPPNTDNVPDDGKLKSEMMLKDNRRYYLDLKENSRGRFLRVSQTITRGGPRSQIALPAQGMIEFRDALTDLLDDFGTDDGGYKGELPEGRHLRVDNKNFYFDIGQNNRGIYMKVSEVVPSLQVKSNFRTAITVPEKCWSRFRDIMADYCDKMNRAQLSPQDTHQGGSGSGRAGSAQPGREMDTFGGSSASRI
- the LOC123703578 gene encoding transcriptional activator protein Pur-beta isoform X2, with protein sequence MSDIGSGDEGISSQKYHVQGMDAGGNNFDSGQQQQEQELATKMLQIQSKRFYLDVKQNRRGRFIKVAEIGADGRRSQIFLAMSTAAEFRDHLSRFSDYYSSLGPPNTDNVPDDGKLKSEMMLKDNRRYYLDLKENSRGRFLRVSQTITRGGPRSQIALPAQGMIEFRDALTDLLDDFGTDDGGYKGELPEGRHLRVDNKNFYFDIGQNNRGIYMKVSEVKSNFRTAITVPEKCWSRFRDIMADYCDKMNRAQLSPQDTHQGGSGSGRAGSAQPGREMDTFGGSSASRI